TCTGGAAATATAAATATAAAAGATATAAATGTCAAAGAAAATTGTGTTTTGAAAAGTGTTAATGGAAATATATCATTAAAAAATTTAAATGTACATGATTTAGATATAAATAATATTCAAGGGAATATAGAATCACAAAATATCATGTCATCTGGAAGTATAAACATGAATTCAAAATCATCCAATATAATTTTGAAAAACGGAATATATTTTGAAAATTATTTTAATATACTTACTCAAGAGTCTGATATTTATATAGAAAATTTATATGGTGAATATACAGATATAAGATCTAAAAAATTAAAACTTGTAATTATGAGTGAAAAAATAAAAAAAATAGATATAGAATCTGATTTTGGTGATATAAAAATATTTGTTAAAGATAAAAATTTTTCTATAAATTTAGAAACTCAAGATGGTGATATATCATATTTTGGAGAAAAACATGATAAAACTTTAAAAAAACAAAAAAATAATACAAATAATTTTTTAAATAT
This sequence is a window from Oceanotoga teriensis. Protein-coding genes within it:
- a CDS encoding DUF4097 family beta strand repeat-containing protein; this encodes MKKICTFIFIIFSLILFSKEYNLIEVYDIPLFNYKNLKADLNFVDINLYYSMKNNIKMTLKNNERLFPDISFKPYLNTFNINENLFDNSKTFSLFKKLLINNEHLISSWNGSGRITIYTTAKFDNVIFSNYSGNINIKDINVKENCVLKSVNGNISLKNLNVHDLDINNIQGNIESQNIMSSGSINMNSKSSNIILKNGIYFENYFNILTQESDIYIENLYGEYTDIRSKKLKLVIMSEKIKKIDIESDFGDIKIFVKDKNFSINLETQDGDISYFGEKHDKTLKKQKNNTNNFLNIKIKSGNIYIEDISNIKE